From Streptomyces chrestomyceticus JCM 4735, one genomic window encodes:
- a CDS encoding aldehyde dehydrogenase: MSALVEYEQLYIGGEFTDPAGGGTIEVVSPHTEQVIGRVPHASRTDVDRAVSAARASFDSGEWARTPLAERIAVVTRVKDAFAVRSEEIARVISAENGTPYTSSVMVQALAAMMAWDAAITVARDFPFEERRAGVLGPLLVRREPVGVVAAVVPWNVPQFTAAAKLAPALLAGCSVVLKVSPETPLDAYLLADIVSEAGLPPGVLSILPADREVSEYLVGHPDVDKVAFTGSVAAGRRVMEVAARHLTRVTLELGGKSAAVILPDADLDAAVAGIAPFAWLVNGQACVGQTRILAPRERYAEIAERFTAAASALRVGDPLDPATEIGPLVARRQQQRSLDYIALGQREGAKILTGGGRPEAMETGWYVEPTLFGEVSNSMRIAREEIFGPVICLLPYEDEAEAVRIANDSEYGLSGSVWTADTERGIDVARRVRTGTYSVNTFSIDMLGPFGGYKNSGIGREFGPEGFGEYLEHKMIHLPAEG, encoded by the coding sequence ATGAGCGCACTCGTCGAGTACGAACAGCTCTACATCGGCGGCGAGTTCACCGACCCGGCCGGCGGTGGCACCATCGAGGTGGTCTCGCCGCACACCGAGCAGGTCATCGGCCGGGTGCCGCACGCCTCGCGGACCGATGTGGACCGGGCCGTCTCCGCGGCCCGCGCCTCCTTCGACTCCGGGGAGTGGGCGCGGACGCCGCTCGCGGAGCGGATCGCGGTGGTCACGCGCGTCAAGGACGCCTTCGCCGTGCGCAGCGAGGAGATCGCCAGGGTCATCAGCGCGGAGAACGGCACCCCGTACACCTCCAGCGTGATGGTGCAGGCGCTGGCCGCGATGATGGCGTGGGACGCGGCGATCACCGTCGCCCGGGACTTCCCGTTCGAGGAGCGCCGGGCCGGTGTGCTCGGGCCGCTGCTGGTGCGGCGTGAGCCGGTGGGGGTGGTGGCGGCCGTGGTGCCGTGGAACGTGCCGCAGTTCACCGCGGCGGCCAAGCTGGCGCCGGCGCTGCTGGCCGGCTGTTCGGTGGTCCTCAAGGTGTCGCCCGAGACGCCGCTGGACGCCTATCTGCTGGCGGACATCGTGAGCGAGGCCGGGCTGCCGCCGGGCGTGCTGTCCATCCTTCCGGCGGACCGGGAGGTGAGCGAGTACCTGGTCGGGCACCCGGACGTGGACAAGGTGGCGTTCACCGGGTCGGTCGCCGCGGGCCGGCGCGTCATGGAGGTCGCGGCGCGCCATCTGACGCGGGTGACGCTGGAGCTGGGCGGCAAGTCGGCCGCCGTCATCCTGCCGGACGCCGACCTGGACGCCGCGGTGGCGGGCATCGCGCCGTTCGCGTGGCTGGTCAACGGGCAGGCGTGCGTCGGGCAGACGCGGATCCTCGCGCCGCGCGAGCGCTACGCCGAGATCGCCGAGCGGTTCACCGCCGCCGCGTCCGCCCTGCGCGTGGGCGACCCGCTGGACCCGGCGACCGAGATCGGGCCGCTGGTCGCCCGGCGCCAGCAGCAGCGGTCGCTGGACTACATCGCCCTCGGGCAGCGCGAGGGCGCCAAGATCCTGACCGGCGGCGGGCGGCCGGAGGCGATGGAGACCGGCTGGTACGTGGAGCCGACCCTGTTCGGCGAGGTGTCCAACTCCATGCGCATCGCCCGCGAGGAGATCTTCGGCCCGGTGATCTGCCTGCTGCCGTACGAGGACGAGGCCGAGGCGGTCCGGATCGCCAACGACTCCGAGTACGGGCTGTCCGGCTCGGTGTGGACCGCGGACACCGAGCGCGGCATCGACGTCGCCCGGCGGGTGCGGACCGGTACGTACTCCGTGAACACCTTCAGCATCGACATGCTGGGTCCGTTCGGCGGATACAAGAACTCCGGTATCGGGCGGGAGTTCGGGCCCGAGGGCTTCGGCGAGTACCTGGAGCACAAGATGATCCATCTGCCGGCGGAGGGGTGA
- a CDS encoding ferredoxin: protein MSGTDGKGGKGAEGGPEGPRWHVEVDRGVCIGSGLCAATAPGGFELDAARQSHPVRPECDASDDVLAAAEGCPVEAITVTLAATGEAVFPPDE from the coding sequence ATGAGCGGTACGGACGGCAAGGGCGGGAAGGGCGCGGAGGGCGGGCCGGAGGGGCCCCGCTGGCACGTCGAGGTCGACCGGGGCGTCTGCATCGGCTCCGGCCTGTGCGCGGCCACCGCCCCCGGCGGCTTCGAGCTGGACGCGGCCCGCCAGTCGCACCCCGTACGGCCCGAGTGCGACGCGTCCGACGACGTGCTGGCGGCGGCCGAGGGCTGCCCCGTCGAAGCGATCACCGTGACGCTCGCCGCCACGGGGGAGGCCGTCTTCCCGCCCGACGAGTGA
- the lanKC gene encoding class III lanthionine synthetase LanKC, whose protein sequence is MDKRYEVYCLADRFFYETPDRLSAGNGAASGHGPLYEAAQRAVPEGWRCFLSGDWLHVNPVDAEGQPRPGLPPQGWKIHVSACTDNAEKLASQVWDYCVARLIPFKFVPGPRPLHLRNSKYADRGGSGKFATIYPSDERQLHTVLRELGALLAGEPGPYILSDLRWQDGPLYVRYGGFTRRYCVDEHGNLVGAIENADGKLVPDRREPKFHVPEWIELPDFLAPQLAARNSTTVTDLPYRIESALHFSNGGGVYLGRDRRTGDKVVLKEARPHAGLAADRADAVTRLERERAALEKLSGLGVAPEVRDWFTLDDHRFLVMDFLEGRTLNAFFAERHPLMGPAPEPAALADYTRWALGIHAAVEDVVAAVHRRGVVFNDLHMFNIMVAPDESGVKLLDFEAAADVGEAQRQTLAHPGFIAPADRTGFEVDRYALACLRLALFLPMTTLLVIDRDKAAHLAEIVAHEFPDVPAEFLAEAVEVIQGTPGTAGAPATVPPAKRRTAPAPYLPAEPADWPHSRDAMVAGILASATPERTDRLFPGDIAQFTDGGGLGIAYGAAGVLYALAETGAGRYGEGEEWLLRQTAPPPPGTSLGFYDGLSGVACVLDRLGHPERAMELMERVLAEKWHRLAPDLHGGLAGVGLALDHLARTRGERELRDRALEAAGHTADRLDACGKRAGLLRGAAGPALLFLRLYETTGDAGLLDLAAEALRRDLARCVRNKNGTLVVDEGWRTLPYLGAGSVGIAAVLDDYLAHRADEEFQEARTAILPAARSRFYAQPGLFRGRAGCVLHLARTTTPGADLDGELAAQISYLGWYAMPYQKHLAFPGDQMMRLSMDLATGTAGCLLALGAALHDRPVQLPFLPPPPSAEVRRP, encoded by the coding sequence ATGGACAAGCGGTACGAGGTTTACTGTCTCGCCGACAGATTCTTCTACGAGACCCCGGACCGTCTGTCCGCAGGGAACGGAGCCGCGTCGGGCCACGGACCCCTGTACGAAGCGGCGCAGCGCGCAGTCCCCGAAGGGTGGCGGTGTTTCCTCTCCGGGGACTGGCTCCACGTGAACCCGGTCGACGCCGAAGGACAGCCGCGTCCCGGACTGCCCCCGCAGGGCTGGAAGATCCACGTCTCGGCCTGTACCGACAACGCGGAGAAGCTGGCGTCCCAGGTGTGGGACTACTGCGTCGCCCGGCTGATCCCGTTCAAGTTCGTCCCCGGGCCGCGCCCGCTGCACCTGCGCAACTCCAAGTACGCCGACCGGGGCGGGAGCGGCAAGTTCGCCACCATCTATCCGTCGGACGAGCGGCAACTGCACACCGTCCTGCGGGAGCTGGGCGCGCTGCTGGCCGGTGAGCCGGGCCCGTACATCCTCAGCGACCTGCGCTGGCAGGACGGGCCGCTCTACGTGCGGTACGGCGGCTTCACCCGGCGCTACTGCGTCGACGAGCACGGCAACCTGGTCGGCGCGATCGAGAACGCCGACGGCAAGCTGGTCCCCGACCGGCGCGAGCCGAAATTCCACGTACCGGAGTGGATCGAGTTGCCGGACTTCCTCGCCCCGCAGCTCGCCGCCCGCAACTCCACCACCGTCACCGACCTGCCGTACCGGATCGAGTCCGCGCTGCACTTCTCCAACGGCGGCGGCGTCTACCTCGGCCGCGACCGGCGCACCGGCGACAAGGTGGTGCTCAAGGAGGCCCGGCCGCACGCCGGACTGGCCGCCGACCGGGCCGACGCCGTCACCCGCCTGGAGCGCGAACGGGCCGCCCTGGAGAAGCTGTCCGGGCTGGGCGTCGCGCCGGAGGTCCGTGACTGGTTCACCCTGGACGACCACCGCTTCCTGGTCATGGACTTCCTGGAGGGGCGCACCCTCAACGCGTTCTTCGCCGAACGGCACCCGCTGATGGGGCCCGCGCCGGAGCCGGCCGCGCTGGCCGACTACACGCGGTGGGCGCTGGGCATTCACGCGGCGGTCGAGGACGTGGTGGCCGCCGTGCACCGCCGCGGTGTCGTCTTCAACGACCTGCACATGTTCAACATCATGGTCGCGCCCGACGAGAGCGGCGTGAAACTCCTGGACTTCGAGGCGGCCGCGGACGTCGGCGAGGCACAGCGGCAGACGCTGGCCCACCCGGGCTTCATCGCCCCGGCCGACCGCACCGGCTTCGAGGTGGACCGGTACGCGCTCGCCTGCCTGCGGCTCGCGCTGTTCCTGCCGATGACCACACTGCTGGTGATCGACCGGGACAAGGCCGCGCACCTCGCCGAGATCGTGGCGCACGAATTCCCCGACGTACCGGCGGAGTTCCTGGCCGAGGCGGTGGAGGTCATCCAGGGGACACCGGGGACCGCCGGGGCCCCGGCCACGGTCCCGCCCGCGAAACGCCGTACCGCCCCCGCGCCCTACCTCCCCGCCGAGCCCGCCGACTGGCCGCACAGCCGCGACGCGATGGTCGCCGGCATCCTGGCCTCCGCCACCCCCGAACGCACCGACCGGCTCTTCCCCGGCGACATCGCCCAGTTCACGGACGGCGGCGGGCTGGGGATCGCGTACGGCGCCGCCGGCGTCCTGTACGCGCTCGCCGAGACCGGTGCCGGGAGGTACGGGGAAGGCGAGGAGTGGTTGTTGCGGCAGACCGCCCCGCCTCCTCCCGGCACCTCGCTGGGCTTCTACGACGGGCTGTCCGGCGTCGCCTGCGTGCTGGACCGGCTGGGCCACCCCGAGCGGGCCATGGAGCTGATGGAGCGGGTCCTCGCCGAGAAGTGGCACCGCCTCGCCCCCGACCTGCACGGCGGCCTGGCCGGCGTCGGCCTGGCCCTCGACCACCTCGCCCGCACCCGGGGCGAACGGGAGCTGCGCGACCGGGCCCTGGAGGCCGCCGGGCACACCGCCGACCGGCTGGACGCCTGCGGAAAGCGGGCCGGACTGCTGCGCGGCGCCGCCGGACCCGCGCTGCTGTTCCTGCGGCTGTACGAGACCACCGGCGACGCGGGTCTGCTCGACCTCGCGGCCGAGGCGCTCCGGCGCGACCTGGCACGCTGCGTACGCAACAAGAACGGCACCCTGGTCGTCGACGAGGGCTGGCGGACGCTGCCGTACCTCGGCGCCGGCAGTGTCGGCATCGCGGCGGTGCTGGACGACTACCTGGCGCACCGCGCGGACGAGGAGTTCCAGGAGGCGCGGACCGCGATCCTGCCCGCCGCCCGGTCCCGCTTCTACGCGCAGCCCGGCCTCTTCCGCGGCCGCGCGGGCTGCGTCCTGCACCTGGCCCGTACGACCACCCCGGGCGCCGACCTGGACGGTGAGCTGGCGGCCCAGATCTCCTACCTGGGCTGGTACGCCATGCCCTACCAGAAGCACCTCGCCTTCCCCGGCGACCAGATGATGCGCCTGTCGATGGACCTGGCGACCGGTACGGCGGGCTGCCTGCTGGCCCTCGGTGCCGCGCTGCACGACCGGCCCGTCCAGTTGCCCTTCCTCCCGCCGCCGCCCTCCGCGGAGGTCCGGCGGCCCTAG
- a CDS encoding SapB/AmfS family lanthipeptide, producing the protein MALLDLQAMDAPEHGGGGGGSEASLLLCWSEASIVLCL; encoded by the coding sequence ATGGCGCTTCTCGACCTCCAGGCGATGGACGCTCCCGAGCACGGCGGCGGCGGTGGCGGCAGCGAGGCCAGCCTGCTGCTCTGCTGGAGCGAGGCCAGCATCGTCCTGTGTCTCTGA
- a CDS encoding ATP-binding cassette domain-containing protein, whose amino-acid sequence MTVTPADRLLAGALRHSALRATALLLLTAASAALGLALPAALGHTLDLLLDHRPAAGWLTLCAALTCLIVLLDALDGLLTGTTDARGTAWIRRRLTHHLLAAGPRATERYGTGDLVTRVVGNATHAGTAPTALAASVAAVLTPVGALAALALVDVWTAVAFLLGMPLLALLLRTFARDTGDCVGRYQESQGDMAGRLVEAVGGARTIAAAGTRRREAARILAPLPGLSEHGHRMWHVLGRSTAQAAMLVPLLQIAVLCVAGVRLSQGALTVGALLAASRYAALATGVGQIVGRLNSLVHARAAARRIAEALEVPALPYGRRQLGAGDGTLKLHGVTVRRGDRAVLRGLDLTVPGGTSLAVVGRSGTGKSVLAAVAGRLADPDSGMITLDDVPLRDLSHDALRRAVGYAFERPALLGATLRDTLTLGSYAPGREEVEAAAEAACAAPFIHRLPDGYATPCADAPLSGGELQRLGLARAFAHAERLLVLDDATSSLDTVTELNVTHALLHDVKAATRIVIAHRAATAARADLVAWLDDGRIRALAPHAELWDLPAYRALFATAPKETAHV is encoded by the coding sequence GTGACCGTGACCCCCGCCGACCGGCTGCTGGCCGGCGCCCTTCGCCACAGTGCCCTGCGCGCCACCGCGCTCCTGCTGCTCACCGCCGCATCGGCCGCCCTCGGCCTGGCGCTGCCCGCCGCCCTGGGGCACACCCTCGACCTGCTGCTCGACCACCGGCCCGCGGCCGGCTGGCTCACCCTCTGTGCGGCCCTGACCTGCCTGATCGTCCTGCTGGACGCCCTGGACGGGCTGCTCACCGGCACCACCGACGCCCGCGGCACCGCCTGGATACGGCGGCGCCTGACCCACCATCTGCTCGCCGCCGGACCGCGCGCCACCGAGCGGTACGGGACCGGCGACCTGGTCACCCGCGTCGTCGGCAACGCCACGCACGCCGGTACCGCGCCCACCGCCCTCGCCGCCTCCGTCGCCGCCGTGCTCACCCCGGTCGGCGCGCTGGCCGCCCTCGCGCTGGTGGACGTGTGGACCGCCGTCGCCTTCCTGCTGGGCATGCCCCTGCTGGCCCTCCTGCTGCGGACGTTCGCACGCGACACCGGCGACTGCGTCGGGCGGTACCAGGAGAGCCAGGGCGACATGGCCGGACGCCTGGTCGAAGCGGTCGGCGGCGCCCGTACCATCGCCGCCGCCGGAACCCGGCGCCGCGAGGCCGCCCGCATCCTCGCCCCGCTGCCCGGCCTGTCCGAGCACGGACACCGCATGTGGCACGTCCTGGGACGGTCCACGGCCCAGGCCGCCATGCTCGTACCGCTGCTCCAGATCGCCGTGCTGTGCGTGGCGGGCGTCCGGCTGTCGCAGGGCGCGCTGACCGTCGGCGCGCTGCTCGCCGCTTCCCGGTACGCGGCGCTGGCCACCGGCGTCGGCCAGATCGTCGGCCGGCTGAACAGCCTGGTGCACGCCCGCGCCGCCGCCCGGCGCATCGCGGAGGCCCTGGAGGTGCCCGCGCTGCCCTACGGGAGGCGGCAGCTCGGCGCGGGCGACGGGACGCTGAAGCTGCACGGCGTGACCGTGCGGCGCGGTGACCGTGCCGTGCTGCGCGGCCTGGACCTCACCGTGCCCGGCGGCACCTCGCTCGCCGTCGTCGGCCGCTCCGGCACCGGCAAGTCCGTGCTGGCCGCCGTCGCCGGACGGCTGGCCGACCCCGACTCCGGCATGATCACCCTCGACGACGTACCGCTGCGCGACCTGTCGCACGACGCGCTGCGCCGCGCGGTCGGCTACGCCTTCGAACGCCCGGCGCTCCTCGGCGCCACCCTCCGCGACACGCTGACGCTCGGCTCGTACGCCCCCGGGCGCGAGGAGGTGGAGGCCGCCGCCGAAGCCGCCTGCGCCGCGCCCTTCATCCACCGGCTGCCGGACGGCTACGCGACCCCGTGCGCGGACGCCCCGCTCTCCGGCGGCGAGCTGCAACGCCTCGGCCTGGCCCGCGCCTTCGCCCACGCCGAGCGGCTGCTCGTCCTCGACGACGCCACCTCCAGCCTGGACACCGTCACCGAACTGAACGTCACCCACGCCCTGCTGCACGACGTCAAGGCCGCCACCCGGATCGTCATCGCGCACCGCGCCGCCACCGCCGCCCGCGCCGACCTGGTGGCCTGGCTCGACGACGGGCGGATTCGCGCCCTTGCGCCGCACGCCGAACTGTGGGACCTGCCCGCGTACCGGGCGCTGTTCGCCACGGCCCCGAAGGAGACCGCGCATGTCTGA
- a CDS encoding response regulator transcription factor: MIRVLLVHDICLFRWALTEVLDRENDIDVSAATTRDATERVRAVRPDVCVVDAESPEPTGHSILRKISKLAKGKGPGKSPALLVLGSANRPGPLRRAFEAEALGYVDKEASPVQLTTGIRQVAAGKRFIDGSLGFGFLQAADIPLTRRELSVLSLAAEGSSVSEIAGVLHLSTGTVRNYMSAITRKTGARNRVDAIRISRGEGWL, encoded by the coding sequence GTGATCCGGGTGCTACTCGTGCATGACATCTGTCTGTTCCGGTGGGCACTGACAGAGGTGCTCGACCGGGAGAACGACATCGACGTCTCCGCCGCCACCACCCGTGACGCGACGGAACGGGTGCGCGCCGTGCGCCCCGACGTCTGTGTGGTGGACGCGGAGAGCCCGGAGCCCACCGGGCACAGCATATTGCGCAAGATATCGAAACTCGCGAAAGGGAAAGGCCCCGGAAAATCACCCGCCCTGCTGGTGCTGGGCTCGGCGAACCGGCCGGGACCGCTGCGCCGGGCATTCGAGGCGGAGGCCCTCGGGTACGTCGACAAGGAGGCCTCGCCGGTGCAGTTGACCACCGGGATACGGCAGGTGGCGGCGGGGAAACGGTTCATCGACGGATCGCTGGGCTTCGGTTTCCTCCAGGCCGCCGACATCCCGCTGACCAGACGCGAACTGAGCGTGCTGTCACTGGCCGCCGAGGGCTCCTCGGTCTCCGAGATCGCCGGCGTCCTGCATCTGTCGACCGGGACCGTGCGCAACTACATGTCCGCCATCACCCGCAAGACGGGAGCCCGCAACCGCGTCGACGCCATCCGCATCTCGCGCGGCGAGGGCTGGCTGTAG
- a CDS encoding TetR family transcriptional regulator has protein sequence MTTDSTATGAALPPSPPLTARQEARRRRILHASARLAGRGGFDAVQMREVAESSDVALGTLYRYFPSKVHLLVATMQDQLQHMHETLRKRPPTEREPGARVAQTLMRAFRALQREPQLADAMVRALTFADRSVSPEVDTVSRLTTAIILDAMGLDGAPTPEQLSAVRVIEHTWHSALITWLSGRASIAQVKIDIETVCRLIDLTAPRQRG, from the coding sequence ATGACTACGGACTCCACAGCGACCGGAGCGGCGCTCCCTCCCAGTCCGCCCCTGACCGCGCGTCAGGAGGCCCGGCGCCGCCGCATCCTGCACGCCAGCGCCCGGCTGGCCGGCCGCGGCGGCTTCGACGCCGTGCAGATGCGCGAGGTCGCCGAGTCGTCGGACGTGGCGCTCGGCACCCTCTACCGGTACTTCCCCTCCAAGGTGCACCTGCTCGTGGCGACCATGCAGGACCAGTTGCAGCACATGCACGAGACGCTGCGCAAACGCCCGCCGACGGAGCGGGAGCCGGGCGCCCGGGTGGCGCAGACCCTTATGCGGGCCTTCCGGGCGCTCCAGCGCGAGCCGCAGTTGGCGGACGCGATGGTGCGCGCCCTGACGTTCGCCGACCGCTCGGTGAGCCCGGAGGTGGACACCGTCTCCCGGCTCACCACCGCGATCATCCTGGACGCGATGGGGCTGGACGGCGCGCCGACGCCGGAGCAGCTTTCCGCCGTCCGGGTCATCGAGCACACCTGGCACTCGGCGCTGATCACCTGGCTCTCCGGGCGCGCCTCGATCGCCCAGGTGAAGATCGACATCGAGACGGTCTGCCGGCTCATCGACCTCACCGCGCCGCGGCAGCGCGGCTGA
- a CDS encoding glycosyltransferase family 4 protein: MSAEAVQAAAQHPAEAPAASAGPDGDRPLRIALLTYKGNPFCGGQGVYVRHLSRELARLGHTVEVIGAQPYPVLDDADTVRTESGGGVTLTELPSLDLYRQPDPFRTPKRGEFRDWIDAVEVGTMWTGGFPEPLTFSLRARRHLAARRGDFDVVHDNQTLGYGLLGDLGAPLVTTIHHPITVDRKLDLDAADGWKRRASVRRWYGFTRMQKRVARRLPSVLTVSGSSRQEIVDHLGVRDGRIHVVHIGADTDLFSPDPSVPEIPGRIVTTSSADVPLKGLVHLVEALAKVRAGNPRAHLVVVGKRADDGPVAAAIARYGLGDAIEFVKGISDTELVDLVRGAQIACVPSLYEGFSLPAAEAMATGTPLLATTGGAIPEVSGPDGETCLSVPPGDADALAAGLTRLLDDDRLRRRLGAAGRERVLARFTWRQAAIGTAERYREAIALQNPRGRAARSRRTTASAPAPAGRA; the protein is encoded by the coding sequence GTGTCCGCCGAGGCCGTCCAGGCAGCCGCGCAGCACCCCGCCGAGGCCCCCGCCGCCTCCGCCGGGCCGGACGGCGACCGCCCCCTGCGCATCGCCCTGCTGACCTACAAGGGCAACCCGTTCTGCGGCGGCCAGGGCGTCTACGTCCGCCACCTCTCCCGCGAACTGGCCCGCCTCGGCCACACCGTCGAAGTGATCGGCGCCCAGCCGTACCCGGTCCTCGACGACGCGGACACCGTCCGCACGGAGTCCGGCGGCGGCGTCACCCTCACCGAGCTGCCCAGCCTCGACCTCTACCGCCAGCCCGACCCGTTCCGCACGCCGAAGCGCGGCGAGTTCCGGGACTGGATCGACGCCGTCGAGGTCGGCACCATGTGGACCGGCGGCTTCCCCGAACCGCTCACCTTCTCCCTGCGCGCCCGCCGCCACCTCGCCGCCCGCCGCGGCGACTTCGATGTCGTGCACGACAACCAGACCCTCGGCTACGGCCTGCTCGGCGACCTCGGCGCGCCCCTGGTCACCACCATCCACCACCCCATCACCGTCGACCGGAAGCTCGACCTCGACGCCGCCGACGGCTGGAAGCGGCGCGCCTCGGTCCGCCGCTGGTACGGCTTCACCCGGATGCAGAAGCGCGTCGCCCGCCGCCTGCCGTCGGTGCTGACCGTCTCCGGCTCCTCCCGGCAGGAGATCGTGGACCACCTCGGCGTACGGGACGGCCGTATCCACGTCGTGCACATCGGCGCCGACACCGACCTCTTCTCGCCGGACCCGTCGGTCCCCGAGATCCCCGGCCGCATCGTCACCACCTCCAGCGCCGACGTCCCCCTCAAGGGCCTCGTCCACCTCGTCGAAGCCCTGGCCAAGGTCCGGGCCGGCAACCCGCGGGCCCACCTGGTGGTCGTCGGCAAGCGCGCCGACGACGGCCCGGTGGCCGCCGCCATCGCCCGGTACGGCCTCGGCGACGCCATCGAATTCGTCAAGGGCATCAGCGACACCGAACTCGTGGACCTGGTCCGCGGCGCCCAGATCGCCTGCGTCCCCTCCCTCTACGAAGGCTTCTCGCTGCCCGCCGCCGAAGCCATGGCCACCGGTACGCCGCTGCTGGCCACCACCGGCGGCGCCATCCCCGAGGTCTCCGGACCGGACGGCGAGACCTGTCTGTCCGTACCGCCCGGCGACGCGGACGCGCTGGCTGCCGGACTGACCCGGCTGCTGGACGACGACCGGCTGCGCCGCCGCCTCGGCGCCGCCGGACGCGAACGCGTCCTCGCGCGCTTCACCTGGCGCCAGGCCGCCATCGGCACCGCCGAGCGCTACCGGGAGGCCATCGCCCTGCAGAACCCGCGCGGGCGCGCCGCACGCTCCCGCCGCACCACCGCGTCCGCCCCGGCCCCCGCAGGCCGCGCCTGA
- a CDS encoding class I SAM-dependent methyltransferase translates to MLTVDFSRFPLAQGDRVLDLGCGAGRHAFECYRRGAQVVALDQNAEEIREVAKWFAAMKEAGEAPAGATATAMEGDALALPFPDESFDVVIISEVMEHIPDDKGVLAEMVRVLRPGGRIAVTVPRYGPEKVCWALSDAYHEVEGGHIRIYKADELLGKMREAGLKPYGTHHAHGLHSPYWWLKCAFGVDNDQALPVKAYHKLLVWDIMKKPLATRMAEQLLNPVIGKSFVAYATKPHLPAQVASDAATAATGAAAAGAAK, encoded by the coding sequence TTGCTGACCGTCGACTTTTCCCGATTCCCGCTGGCGCAGGGCGACCGCGTCCTGGACCTGGGCTGCGGCGCGGGCCGGCACGCCTTCGAGTGCTACCGGCGCGGCGCGCAGGTCGTGGCGCTCGACCAGAACGCCGAGGAGATCCGCGAGGTCGCCAAGTGGTTCGCCGCGATGAAGGAGGCCGGGGAGGCCCCCGCGGGCGCCACCGCCACCGCCATGGAGGGCGACGCGCTGGCCCTGCCGTTCCCCGACGAGAGCTTCGACGTCGTCATCATCTCCGAGGTCATGGAGCACATCCCCGACGACAAGGGGGTGCTCGCCGAGATGGTGCGGGTGCTGCGGCCCGGCGGGCGGATCGCGGTGACCGTGCCGCGCTACGGCCCGGAGAAGGTCTGCTGGGCGCTCAGCGACGCGTACCACGAGGTCGAGGGCGGTCACATCCGCATCTACAAGGCCGACGAACTCCTCGGCAAGATGCGCGAGGCGGGCCTGAAGCCGTACGGCACCCACCACGCGCACGGGCTGCACAGCCCCTACTGGTGGCTCAAGTGCGCCTTCGGCGTCGACAACGACCAGGCGCTGCCGGTCAAGGCGTACCACAAGCTGCTGGTCTGGGACATCATGAAGAAGCCGCTGGCCACGCGGATGGCCGAGCAACTGCTCAACCCGGTCATCGGCAAGAGCTTCGTCGCGTACGCCACCAAGCCGCACCTGCCCGCACAGGTCGCGTCGGACGCCGCGACCGCCGCCACCGGTGCTGCCGCCGCCGGGGCCGCCAAGTGA
- a CDS encoding prenyltransferase produces the protein MTTPGRTERLVLPGVLTAEQAARTVAGILAAQRADGAIPWFRGHHLDPWDHTEAAMALDAAGEHERAEAAYAWLARHQNPDGSWYAAYADGDAAAPTDRGRETNFCAYLAVGVWHHYLSTGDDTFVDRMWPAVYAAMEFVLELQQPGGEIGWKREDDGTPVTDALLTGSSSVYQALRCALALADQREEPQPDWELALGRLGHAIRHHPERFLDKARYSMDWYYPVLGGALRGTAAKDRIESAWEDFVVPGLGVRCVLPNPWVTGGESAELALALWAMGESDRAVQILKWVQHLRADNGMYWTGYVFDDDAVWPEEQTSWTAGSMLLAVAALGGDEATTAVFGGERLPTGLDPDCCR, from the coding sequence GTGACCACACCAGGACGTACCGAACGCCTGGTCCTGCCCGGAGTGCTGACCGCCGAACAGGCGGCTCGCACGGTCGCCGGCATCCTGGCGGCCCAGCGCGCGGACGGCGCCATCCCCTGGTTCCGCGGCCACCACCTCGACCCGTGGGACCACACCGAGGCCGCCATGGCCCTGGACGCGGCCGGTGAGCACGAGCGCGCCGAGGCCGCGTACGCCTGGCTGGCCCGGCACCAGAACCCGGACGGCTCCTGGTACGCGGCCTACGCCGACGGGGACGCCGCCGCCCCCACCGACCGCGGCCGGGAGACCAACTTCTGCGCGTACCTCGCCGTCGGCGTCTGGCACCACTACCTGTCCACCGGTGACGACACCTTCGTCGACCGCATGTGGCCCGCCGTGTACGCGGCCATGGAGTTCGTCCTGGAACTCCAGCAGCCCGGCGGCGAGATCGGCTGGAAGCGCGAGGACGACGGCACGCCCGTCACCGACGCCCTGCTGACCGGCTCCTCCTCGGTCTACCAGGCCCTGCGCTGCGCCCTCGCCCTCGCCGACCAGCGCGAGGAGCCCCAGCCCGACTGGGAACTGGCCCTCGGGCGGCTCGGCCACGCCATCCGGCACCACCCCGAACGCTTCCTCGACAAGGCGCGCTACTCCATGGACTGGTACTACCCGGTCCTCGGCGGCGCCCTGCGCGGCACCGCCGCCAAGGACCGCATCGAGTCCGCCTGGGAGGACTTCGTGGTCCCCGGCCTCGGCGTACGCTGCGTCCTGCCCAACCCGTGGGTCACCGGCGGCGAGAGCGCCGAACTGGCCCTGGCGCTCTGGGCGATGGGCGAGTCCGACCGCGCCGTGCAGATCCTGAAATGGGTCCAGCACCTGCGCGCCGACAACGGCATGTACTGGACCGGCTACGTCTTCGACGACGACGCGGTCTGGCCGGAGGAGCAGACCTCCTGGACGGCCGGATCGATGCTGCTGGCCGTGGCCGCGCTGGGCGGGGACGAGGCCACCACCGCCGTCTTCGGCGGCGAACGCCTGCCGACCGGGCTCGATCCGGACTGCTGCCGCTGA